Proteins encoded in a region of the Streptomyces akebiae genome:
- a CDS encoding 2Fe-2S iron-sulfur cluster-binding protein: MTVIPLGVPRRLLEFTLDGEPVRAPEGSTILDACRAVGKDVPTLCEGDTLTPKNACRVCVVEVEGARTLVPACSRKAESGMEVRTDTERARHSRKIVLELLASSVDLSTTPKVAGWIKEYEAKPDRFGPDAARLNEEPKVDNELYVRDYDKCILCYKCVDACGEQWQNTFAISVAGRGFDARIAVEHDAPLTDSACVYCGNCIEVCPTGALSFKSEFDMRAAGTWDEAAQTETTTVCAYCGVGCNLTLHVQDNEIVKVTSPHDNPVTHGNLCIKGRFGYQHVQNRD, from the coding sequence ATGACCGTGATCCCGCTGGGAGTGCCGCGTCGTCTGCTGGAGTTCACCCTCGACGGGGAGCCGGTGCGGGCGCCCGAGGGCTCGACGATCCTGGACGCCTGCCGGGCCGTCGGCAAGGACGTGCCCACCCTCTGCGAGGGCGACACCCTCACCCCGAAGAACGCCTGCCGGGTCTGTGTCGTCGAGGTCGAGGGCGCCAGGACCCTCGTCCCGGCCTGCTCCCGCAAGGCCGAGTCCGGAATGGAGGTGCGGACGGACACCGAGCGGGCCCGGCACAGCCGCAAGATCGTGCTGGAACTCCTCGCGTCGTCGGTCGATCTCTCGACGACCCCGAAGGTCGCCGGGTGGATCAAGGAGTACGAGGCGAAACCGGACCGCTTCGGCCCGGACGCGGCCCGGCTGAACGAGGAGCCGAAGGTCGACAACGAGCTGTACGTCCGGGACTACGACAAATGCATCCTGTGTTACAAGTGCGTGGACGCCTGTGGGGAGCAGTGGCAGAACACGTTCGCGATCTCCGTCGCGGGCCGGGGCTTCGACGCCCGGATCGCCGTGGAGCACGACGCCCCGCTCACCGACTCGGCCTGTGTGTACTGCGGCAACTGCATCGAGGTGTGCCCCACGGGCGCGCTGTCCTTCAAGTCGGAGTTCGACATGCGGGCGGCGGGCACCTGGGACGAGGCGGCGCAGACGGAGACGACCACGGTGTGCGCGTACTGCGGTGTGGGCTGCAACCTCACACTCCATGTGCAGGACAATGAGATCGTGAAGGTCACCTCGCCGCACGACAACCCGGTGACCCACGGCAACCTCTGCATCAAGGGCCGATTCGGCTACCAGCACGTACAGAACCGGGACTGA
- the fdhD gene encoding formate dehydrogenase accessory sulfurtransferase FdhD: MGRVTERRKVIRIRDGAVSTRPDTLVAEEPMEIRLNGKPLAITMRTPGDDFALAAGFLVSEGVLAERSDLQNIVYCAGATADGANTYNVVDVRTAPGVVVPDITLERNVYTTSSCGLCGKASLDAVRTTARWAVDDTHGGDTPPVRLDPELLAGLPDRLRAAQRVFDRTGGLHAAALFSEAGELLDIREDVGRHNAVDKLVGRALQSGELPLSRAVLLVSGRASFELAQKAVMAGIPVLAAVSAPSSLAVDLAVESGLTLVGFLRGASMNVYAGEHRIALRAAAGVDQGG, from the coding sequence ATGGGACGAGTCACGGAACGACGCAAGGTGATCCGCATCCGGGACGGCGCGGTCTCCACCCGCCCGGACACGCTCGTCGCCGAGGAACCGATGGAGATCCGGCTGAACGGCAAGCCGCTCGCGATCACCATGCGCACCCCGGGCGACGACTTCGCCCTGGCGGCGGGGTTCCTGGTCAGCGAGGGGGTGCTCGCCGAGCGGTCGGACCTGCAGAACATCGTGTACTGCGCGGGGGCTACGGCGGACGGGGCGAACACGTACAACGTGGTGGACGTGAGGACCGCGCCCGGGGTCGTCGTCCCCGACATCACCCTCGAACGCAACGTGTACACGACCTCGTCCTGCGGGCTGTGCGGCAAGGCGTCGCTGGACGCCGTCCGGACCACCGCCCGGTGGGCCGTCGACGACACCCACGGCGGTGACACTCCCCCGGTCCGGCTCGACCCCGAACTCCTCGCGGGCCTCCCCGACCGGCTCCGCGCGGCCCAGCGGGTCTTCGACCGGACCGGGGGTCTGCACGCGGCGGCCCTGTTCAGCGAGGCCGGCGAGCTGCTCGACATACGGGAGGACGTCGGGCGGCACAACGCGGTGGACAAGCTGGTGGGGCGGGCCCTGCAGAGCGGGGAGCTGCCGTTGTCCCGGGCGGTGCTGCTGGTGTCGGGGCGGGCCTCGTTCGAGCTGGCGCAGAAGGCGGTGATGGCCGGGATCCCGGTGCTGGCCGCGGTGTCGGCGCCGTCGTCCCTCGCGGTGGACCTGGCGGTGGAGTCCGGGTTGACCCTGGTGGGCTTCCTGCGGGGCGCCTCCATGAACGTGTACGCGGGCGAGCACCGTATCGCTCTGCGGGCCGCGGCCGGAGTCGACCAGGGCGGCTGA
- a CDS encoding exo-alpha-sialidase produces the protein MPSILRARHRSPRRLPLISSLTSPLTAVLTTTALLALAPSHPAGAAPRPTPAAAEFEQQILFKASQDPGYACFRIPAIVRTTAGTLLAFAEGRVLNCGDAADIDLVVKRSTDGGRTWGPLRVVNEGGGDTHGNPAPVVDRETGRIVLAETYNTGRLDGASCDVPCDRTPHLQYSDDDGLTWSEPRGLSDQIRPAGWNSWYATGPVHGIQLTRGRHAGRLVLGVNAETWADGRVTANHAALVTSDDGGENWRIGATDTWPVADDGTFRQKPSELTLAERADGSVLISGREQDGTDLGHRSQTVSRDGGTTFAAPFRALPDLYTPQVQGSLLRLGDRMLLAGPADPDRRRTMAIRSSYDGGRTWESVDRGTVVTTDWSGYSDLVRIDGGEAGNEVVGLLYEGGSVDARDEIRFARFTEDWLQPRRGPDPTTPDTAPGGGPAAVLGGARPTDGVVGGALEFDGADDAVRLPYRSRLPLGDGDFTASLWFRYSATTGEQPMLWMGGVGTTQPQVWLRGEPASGRLTGLITVRDGASPPRTASVRSTGAYNDGAWHRLVLRRDGGTSRASAAERGGGQLTLFVDGTAFSTADVPGSVSRNSPFGVHIGQRVDSRAHFTGAIDDVRLYGRALSDSEVARLAPSDSATRGEILRLPMDRVDAGN, from the coding sequence GTGCCGTCGATTCTTCGCGCACGCCACAGATCCCCCCGCAGACTTCCCCTCATCTCATCCCTCACCTCCCCCCTCACCGCGGTGCTCACCACCACCGCCCTCCTCGCCCTCGCCCCCTCCCACCCCGCCGGGGCCGCACCCCGACCCACCCCCGCCGCAGCCGAGTTCGAGCAGCAGATCCTCTTCAAGGCCTCCCAGGACCCCGGCTACGCCTGCTTCCGCATCCCGGCGATCGTCCGGACGACCGCCGGAACCCTGCTCGCCTTCGCCGAGGGCCGTGTCCTGAACTGCGGGGACGCGGCGGACATAGACCTCGTCGTGAAGCGGTCCACCGACGGGGGCCGCACCTGGGGCCCCCTGCGGGTGGTCAACGAGGGCGGCGGCGACACCCACGGCAACCCCGCACCCGTGGTCGACCGCGAGACCGGCCGCATCGTGCTGGCGGAGACGTACAACACGGGCCGCCTCGACGGCGCGAGCTGTGACGTCCCCTGTGACCGCACCCCTCACCTCCAGTACAGCGACGACGACGGGCTGACCTGGTCCGAGCCGCGCGGTCTGAGCGACCAGATCCGCCCGGCCGGCTGGAACTCCTGGTATGCCACCGGCCCCGTGCACGGCATTCAGCTCACCCGGGGCCGGCACGCGGGGCGCCTCGTGCTCGGCGTCAACGCCGAGACCTGGGCGGACGGCCGGGTCACCGCCAACCACGCGGCGCTCGTGACCAGCGACGACGGCGGGGAGAACTGGCGGATCGGCGCCACGGACACCTGGCCGGTCGCGGACGACGGAACCTTCCGCCAGAAGCCGTCGGAGCTGACACTCGCCGAGCGCGCGGACGGCTCGGTGCTGATCAGCGGGCGCGAGCAGGACGGCACCGACCTGGGCCACCGCAGCCAGACGGTCAGCCGGGACGGCGGCACCACCTTCGCGGCCCCCTTCCGGGCGCTCCCGGACCTCTACACGCCCCAGGTGCAGGGTTCCCTGCTGCGCCTCGGCGACCGCATGCTGCTGGCCGGCCCGGCCGATCCCGACCGCCGCCGCACCATGGCGATCCGCTCCTCGTACGACGGCGGACGCACCTGGGAGAGCGTGGACCGGGGCACGGTCGTCACCACGGACTGGTCCGGCTACTCGGACCTGGTCCGGATCGACGGCGGCGAGGCCGGGAACGAGGTCGTCGGGCTGCTGTACGAGGGTGGCTCGGTCGACGCCCGGGACGAGATCCGCTTCGCCCGGTTCACGGAGGACTGGCTGCAGCCCCGCCGAGGCCCGGACCCGACGACGCCGGACACAGCGCCCGGCGGCGGACCGGCGGCCGTGCTCGGCGGCGCCCGGCCCACGGACGGTGTGGTCGGCGGCGCGCTCGAGTTCGACGGCGCCGACGACGCCGTACGGCTGCCGTACCGGTCGCGACTCCCGCTCGGGGACGGGGACTTCACCGCCTCGCTCTGGTTCCGGTACTCGGCGACCACCGGGGAGCAGCCGATGCTGTGGATGGGCGGTGTGGGGACCACACAGCCCCAGGTGTGGCTGCGCGGCGAGCCGGCGTCCGGGCGGCTGACGGGGCTCATCACCGTGCGGGACGGGGCCTCGCCGCCCCGGACCGCCTCCGTGCGGTCCACGGGCGCGTACAACGACGGGGCGTGGCACCGGCTCGTGCTGCGGCGCGATGGGGGTACCTCCCGCGCGAGCGCAGCCGAGCGTGGGGGAGGGCAGCTCACCCTCTTCGTCGACGGCACCGCGTTCAGCACCGCCGACGTCCCCGGATCGGTCAGCCGGAACTCGCCGTTCGGGGTGCACATCGGGCAACGGGTCGACAGCCGGGCCCACTTCACCGGCGCGATCGACGACGTGCGCCTGTACGGGCGGGCGTTGAGCGACTCGGAGGTGGCCCGTCTCGCCCCGAGCGACTCCGCGACGCGCGGCGAGATCCTGCGACTGCCCATGGACCGGGTGGACGCGGGCAACTAA
- a CDS encoding bile acid:sodium symporter family protein: MKRLKWPSWMPIDPYILLLLGTVGVAALLPARGTAAEVASGASTAAIAFLFFLYGARLSTREALDGLKHWRLHLTVLACTFVVFPLLGLAARGLEPVFLSPSLYTGLLFLTLVPSTIQSSIAFTSMARGNVPAAICAGSFSSLAGIVITPLLAASLLGGSVGGFSADSLLKIVLQLLVPFVAGQLARRWIGGFVTRHKRILGLVDRGSILLVVYVAFSEGMVRGIWSQVSPLRLAGLLVVEAVLLAVMLLLTWYGAKVLRFDRADRIAIQFAGSKKSLASGLPMASVLFGPEASLAVLPLMLFHQMQLMVCAVIAKRRAHDPVDEQEVTEQRDEAIRTSVGTGTRSG, translated from the coding sequence GTGAAACGCCTGAAGTGGCCGAGTTGGATGCCGATCGACCCGTACATCCTGCTGTTGCTCGGGACGGTGGGCGTCGCGGCGCTCCTCCCGGCGCGGGGTACGGCCGCCGAGGTCGCCTCGGGGGCGTCCACGGCCGCGATCGCCTTTCTCTTCTTCCTCTACGGCGCCCGGCTCTCCACCCGCGAGGCGCTCGACGGCCTCAAGCACTGGCGACTCCACCTCACCGTCCTGGCGTGCACGTTCGTCGTCTTCCCCCTGCTGGGCCTGGCGGCCCGCGGCCTCGAACCGGTGTTCCTGAGCCCCTCCCTCTACACCGGGCTGCTCTTCCTCACCCTCGTCCCGTCGACCATCCAGTCCTCGATCGCCTTCACCTCGATGGCCCGGGGCAACGTCCCCGCCGCGATCTGCGCGGGCTCCTTCTCCTCCCTCGCGGGCATCGTCATCACCCCGCTGCTCGCGGCGAGCCTGCTCGGCGGCAGCGTCGGCGGCTTCTCCGCCGACTCGCTGCTGAAGATCGTGCTCCAACTGCTGGTGCCGTTCGTCGCCGGACAACTGGCACGCCGCTGGATCGGCGGCTTCGTCACCCGGCACAAGCGGATCCTCGGCCTCGTCGACCGGGGTTCCATCCTCCTCGTCGTCTACGTCGCCTTCAGCGAGGGCATGGTGCGCGGGATCTGGAGCCAGGTCAGCCCGCTGCGGCTCGCCGGACTCCTCGTCGTCGAGGCGGTCCTGCTCGCGGTGATGCTGCTGCTCACCTGGTACGGCGCCAAGGTGCTGCGGTTCGACCGGGCGGACCGGATCGCCATCCAGTTCGCCGGCTCCAAGAAGTCCCTCGCCTCCGGACTGCCCATGGCGAGCGTCCTGTTCGGCCCGGAGGCCTCCCTCGCCGTCCTGCCGCTGATGCTCTTCCACCAGATGCAGCTCATGGTCTGCGCGGTCATCGCCAAACGCCGCGCCCACGACCCGGTGGACGAGCAGGAGGTCACGGAGCAGCGAGACGAAGCGATACGAACCTCGGTCGGTACAGGGACGCGTTCCGGGTGA
- a CDS encoding LysR substrate-binding domain-containing protein, giving the protein MYDPSHLRTFLAVAQTLSFTQAARRLGLRQSTVSQHVRRLEDAAGRQLFSRDTHSVELTEDGEAMLGFARRLLEVHEQATAFFTGTRLRGRLRFGASEDFVLTRLPEILEAFRHDHPEVDLELTVELSGTLHERLTAGKLDLVLAKRRPEDPRGEPVWTDRLVWIGAERLRLDADRPVPLIVYPPPGITRALALEALEREGRAWRVACTSGSLNGLIAAARAGLGVMAHSRRLVPPGLVRVPERAGLPELGEVDFVLVHGRRPGAATSAADALAAAILAGGDRLHGRARGV; this is encoded by the coding sequence GTGTACGACCCCTCCCATCTGCGCACCTTCCTCGCCGTGGCCCAGACCCTGAGCTTCACCCAGGCCGCCCGGCGGCTGGGGCTGCGGCAGTCCACGGTCAGTCAGCACGTACGCCGGCTGGAGGACGCGGCCGGGCGGCAGTTGTTCTCCCGGGACACGCACTCCGTGGAGCTGACGGAGGACGGCGAGGCGATGCTCGGCTTCGCCCGGCGACTGCTGGAGGTGCACGAGCAGGCGACGGCGTTCTTCACCGGGACCCGGCTGCGCGGACGGCTGCGTTTCGGCGCCTCGGAGGACTTCGTGCTGACCCGGCTCCCGGAGATCCTGGAGGCCTTCCGGCACGACCATCCCGAGGTGGACCTGGAACTGACCGTCGAGCTGTCGGGCACGCTGCACGAACGGCTCACGGCCGGCAAGCTCGATCTGGTGCTGGCGAAACGCCGCCCGGAGGACCCCCGCGGCGAACCCGTCTGGACGGACCGGCTGGTGTGGATCGGCGCGGAGCGGCTCCGCCTCGACGCCGACCGCCCGGTCCCGCTGATCGTCTACCCGCCGCCGGGCATCACCCGCGCCCTGGCCCTGGAGGCGCTGGAGCGCGAGGGCCGCGCCTGGCGCGTCGCCTGCACCAGCGGCAGCCTCAACGGGCTCATCGCCGCCGCCCGTGCGGGCCTCGGCGTGATGGCGCATTCCCGTCGCCTGGTGCCGCCTGGTCTGGTCCGCGTTCCGGAGCGGGCCGGACTGCCGGAACTCGGCGAGGTCGACTTCGTCCTCGTCCACGGCCGGCGTCCGGGAGCGGCGACGAGCGCGGCCGACGCCCTCGCGGCGGCCATCCTGGCCGGCGGCGACCGGCTCCACGGCCGCGCGCGGGGGGTGTGA
- a CDS encoding AMP-dependent synthetase/ligase, translating into MREFTNPPLASAPPVGGLADVVFEYAQEDPTYIALGRKDERGEWRDVTSAEFRDEVLALAKGLLAQGIRFGDRVAIMCRTRYEWTLFDYALWTVGAQVVPVYPTSSAEQVFWMLYDSQCTAAMVEHEDHAMTIATVIDRLPQLRRLWQLDVGAVQELYESGAHLDDEVVHRHRRAVTPESVATIIYTSGTTGRPKGCVISHANFMVEADTVIERWAPLFKSRKGDEAATLLFLPLAHVFGRMVQVAGIRGKVKFGHQPQLNAAVLLPDLAAFRPTFFLAVPYIFEKVFNASRRKAEREGRAGPFEKAVEVAVKYADAMEARAWGIGPGPSAGLRMQHQFFDKVVYGKIREAMGGRIKYAMSGGSAMDRRLGLFFAGAGVHIFEGYGLTECTAAATANPPERTRYGTVGQAIPGMTVHIADDGEIWLRGPNVFQGYLNNQKATDETLHDGWLATGDLGSLDEDGYLTITGRKKEILVTSGGKSVSPAILEERVRDHPLVAQCIVVGNDRPYIAALVTLDGEAVEHWLQMHNKVKLSPAELVRDPELETEVRRAVVAANTLVSQAESIRTFRILAHQFTEEHGLLTPSLKLKRKAIEKAYATEVEALYRA; encoded by the coding sequence TTGCGCGAGTTCACCAACCCCCCGTTGGCGTCGGCGCCGCCGGTGGGCGGTCTGGCCGACGTCGTCTTCGAGTACGCCCAGGAGGACCCGACGTACATCGCGCTCGGCCGCAAGGACGAGCGGGGCGAGTGGCGCGACGTGACCTCCGCCGAGTTCCGCGACGAGGTCCTCGCACTGGCGAAGGGCCTGCTGGCGCAGGGCATCCGGTTCGGCGACCGGGTCGCCATCATGTGCCGTACGCGCTACGAGTGGACCCTCTTCGACTACGCGCTGTGGACCGTCGGCGCCCAGGTCGTCCCCGTCTACCCGACCTCCTCCGCCGAGCAGGTCTTCTGGATGCTCTACGACTCCCAGTGCACGGCGGCCATGGTCGAGCACGAGGACCACGCGATGACGATCGCCACGGTCATCGACCGGCTCCCGCAGCTGCGCAGGCTCTGGCAGCTGGACGTCGGCGCGGTCCAGGAACTGTACGAGTCCGGGGCGCACCTCGACGACGAGGTGGTGCACCGGCACCGCCGCGCGGTGACACCCGAGTCCGTCGCGACGATCATCTACACCTCCGGCACGACGGGCCGCCCCAAGGGCTGCGTCATCTCGCACGCCAACTTCATGGTCGAGGCGGACACGGTCATCGAGCGGTGGGCGCCGCTGTTCAAGTCCCGCAAGGGTGACGAGGCGGCGACGCTGCTGTTCCTGCCGCTCGCGCACGTCTTCGGGCGGATGGTGCAGGTCGCGGGTATCCGGGGGAAGGTCAAGTTCGGCCATCAGCCGCAGCTCAACGCGGCCGTCCTGCTGCCCGACCTCGCCGCCTTCAGGCCGACGTTCTTCCTCGCGGTGCCGTACATCTTCGAGAAGGTCTTCAACGCGAGCCGGCGTAAGGCCGAACGCGAGGGCAGGGCCGGCCCGTTCGAGAAGGCCGTCGAGGTCGCCGTGAAGTACGCCGACGCGATGGAGGCGCGGGCCTGGGGCATCGGACCCGGCCCGTCGGCGGGGCTGCGGATGCAGCACCAGTTCTTCGACAAGGTCGTCTACGGCAAGATCCGTGAGGCCATGGGCGGCCGGATCAAGTACGCGATGTCGGGCGGTTCGGCGATGGACCGCCGGCTCGGCCTGTTCTTCGCGGGCGCGGGCGTCCACATCTTCGAGGGGTACGGCCTGACGGAGTGCACGGCGGCCGCGACCGCCAACCCGCCCGAGCGCACCCGGTACGGCACCGTCGGCCAGGCCATCCCCGGCATGACCGTGCACATCGCGGACGACGGCGAGATCTGGCTGCGCGGCCCCAACGTCTTCCAGGGCTACCTCAACAACCAGAAGGCCACCGACGAGACCCTGCACGACGGCTGGCTCGCCACCGGCGACCTGGGCTCCCTCGACGAGGACGGTTATCTCACCATCACCGGGCGCAAGAAGGAGATCCTGGTGACCTCGGGCGGCAAGAGCGTCTCGCCCGCGATCCTGGAGGAGCGGGTGCGCGACCATCCGCTGGTCGCCCAGTGCATCGTCGTCGGCAACGACCGCCCGTACATCGCCGCCCTGGTCACCCTGGACGGGGAGGCCGTGGAGCACTGGCTGCAGATGCACAACAAGGTGAAGCTGTCGCCGGCCGAGCTGGTGCGCGACCCGGAGCTGGAGACCGAGGTGCGGCGGGCGGTGGTCGCCGCCAACACCCTGGTCTCGCAGGCCGAGTCGATCCGTACGTTCCGGATCCTCGCCCACCAGTTCACCGAGGAGCACGGCCTGTTGACGCCTTCGCTGAAGCTGAAGCGGAAGGCGATCGAGAAGGCGTACGCGACCGAGGTCGAGGCGCTGTACCGGGCGTGA
- a CDS encoding Tat pathway signal sequence domain protein gives MTPTRRNVLGAALGGAAAAAVGLPAPAAHAASWQLKWSPSASADGLRAFETLEDDRADSHTSAAPHIRATGDTWRFDMHTVDRDTSTDRQRHEVTGLRTASGFLRWTEGQTWRVTYQMYIPASLQATTSFTHIMQMKQPGAGTSPLVVQSLRRDGGGAQTIELKLPIDDILVGRTDLAPLHDSWVDVDFQVKVGNGSAGSVRWILKKGSTTLIDVSRSGVDTFLADRLRPKWGIYRSLGDTSGSLRNCHLLLRNMRGYQLV, from the coding sequence ATGACCCCCACGCGAAGGAACGTTCTGGGCGCCGCGCTCGGCGGTGCCGCGGCGGCCGCCGTCGGGCTGCCGGCCCCCGCCGCGCACGCCGCCTCCTGGCAGTTGAAGTGGTCCCCCTCGGCGAGCGCCGACGGGCTGCGCGCCTTCGAGACGCTGGAGGACGACCGCGCCGACTCCCACACCTCGGCCGCGCCGCACATCCGCGCCACCGGCGACACCTGGCGGTTCGACATGCACACCGTCGACCGGGACACCTCCACCGACCGCCAACGCCACGAGGTCACCGGGCTGCGGACCGCCAGCGGCTTTCTGCGCTGGACCGAGGGCCAGACCTGGCGGGTCACCTACCAGATGTACATCCCGGCCTCGCTGCAGGCGACCACCAGCTTCACGCACATCATGCAGATGAAACAGCCCGGCGCCGGCACCTCGCCGCTCGTCGTGCAGTCCCTGCGGCGGGATGGGGGAGGCGCACAGACCATCGAGTTGAAACTGCCGATCGACGACATCCTCGTCGGCCGCACCGATCTGGCGCCCCTGCACGACTCCTGGGTCGACGTCGACTTCCAGGTCAAGGTCGGCAACGGCTCGGCAGGTTCGGTGCGCTGGATCCTCAAGAAGGGCTCGACCACGCTCATCGACGTCTCCCGCAGCGGCGTCGACACCTTCCTCGCGGACCGGCTTCGCCCCAAGTGGGGCATCTACCGCTCCCTGGGCGACACTTCGGGTTCCCTGCGGAACTGCCACCTGCTGCTGCGGAACATGCGGGGCTACCAACTGGTCTGA
- a CDS encoding aldo/keto reductase gives MSSKVPPIILNNGVEMPQLGFGVWQVPDDEAEQAVTTALEAGYRSIDTAAIYGNEEGTGKALAKAGVARKDLFVTTKLWNSDQGYDSTLRAFDESLDKLGLEYVDLYLIHWPLPARGTFVDTFKAFEKLYADGRAKAIGVSNFLPEHLQTLIEATNVIPAVNQIELHPHLQQLAAREYHAEQGIATEAWSPLGQGKGLLEVPAIIAIAQKHGRTPAQVVLRWHLQLGNVVIPKSVTPSRIKENIEVFDFSLDTEDIAAISALNEDRRIGPDPATFNQA, from the coding sequence GTGAGCAGCAAGGTCCCCCCGATCATCCTGAACAACGGCGTCGAGATGCCCCAGCTGGGCTTCGGCGTGTGGCAGGTGCCGGACGACGAGGCCGAGCAGGCGGTCACCACCGCCCTGGAGGCCGGCTACCGGAGCATCGACACCGCCGCGATCTACGGCAACGAGGAGGGCACCGGCAAGGCCCTCGCCAAGGCCGGCGTCGCCCGCAAGGACCTCTTCGTCACCACCAAACTCTGGAACAGCGACCAGGGCTACGACTCCACCCTGCGCGCCTTCGACGAGTCCCTGGACAAGCTCGGCCTGGAGTACGTGGATCTGTATCTGATCCACTGGCCGCTGCCGGCCCGGGGCACCTTCGTCGACACGTTCAAGGCGTTCGAGAAGCTCTACGCCGACGGCCGCGCGAAGGCCATCGGTGTCTCCAACTTCCTTCCGGAGCACCTTCAGACGCTGATCGAGGCCACCAACGTCATCCCGGCCGTCAACCAGATCGAGCTGCACCCGCACCTCCAGCAGCTCGCCGCCCGCGAGTACCACGCGGAGCAGGGCATCGCCACCGAGGCCTGGTCGCCGCTCGGCCAGGGCAAGGGGCTCCTGGAGGTCCCGGCGATCATCGCGATCGCGCAGAAGCACGGCCGCACCCCCGCCCAGGTGGTGCTGCGCTGGCACCTCCAGCTGGGCAACGTGGTCATCCCCAAGTCCGTGACCCCGTCCCGCATCAAGGAGAACATCGAGGTCTTCGACTTCTCCCTGGACACCGAGGACATCGCCGCGATCAGCGCGCTGAACGAGGACCGGCGCATCGGCCCGGACCCGGCGACGTTCAACCAGGCCTGA
- a CDS encoding SDR family oxidoreductase, with translation MTDAPVALITGGSSGIGAAVARQLLDLGHRVAVTGRRAERLRAFATELGEPEGLLTVPGHAAEYADVQAAVDATLKEFGRIDTVIANAGFGTHDTVAEGDPAGWPEMVLTNVLGPALLVRASIDALKETRGRIMLVGSVAGFIHGPGNIYGATKWAVTGLAENTRRQVTEWGVGVTLIAPGRVETPFWDSYGALPPGHLLTADQIADSVVWAIRQPAGVDINTVVVRPIGQPV, from the coding sequence ATGACCGACGCACCAGTGGCGCTCATCACCGGCGGATCCAGCGGAATCGGGGCCGCTGTCGCCCGGCAGTTGCTCGACCTCGGCCACCGGGTGGCCGTCACCGGGCGCAGGGCCGAGCGGTTGCGCGCGTTCGCCACCGAACTCGGCGAACCCGAAGGACTCTTGACCGTCCCGGGGCACGCGGCCGAATACGCGGACGTACAGGCGGCGGTGGACGCCACGCTGAAGGAGTTCGGGCGGATCGACACCGTCATCGCCAACGCCGGCTTCGGCACCCACGACACGGTCGCCGAGGGTGATCCGGCCGGGTGGCCGGAGATGGTGCTGACCAATGTGCTCGGCCCCGCCCTGCTCGTCCGGGCGTCCATCGACGCCCTCAAGGAGACCCGGGGGCGGATCATGCTGGTCGGCAGCGTCGCCGGGTTCATCCACGGGCCGGGGAACATCTACGGTGCGACCAAGTGGGCCGTCACCGGGCTCGCCGAGAACACCCGGCGGCAGGTCACCGAGTGGGGGGTGGGGGTGACGCTGATCGCGCCCGGCCGGGTGGAGACCCCGTTCTGGGACAGCTACGGCGCTCTACCGCCCGGCCATCTCCTCACCGCCGACCAGATCGCCGACTCCGTGGTCTGGGCGATCCGCCAGCCGGCCGGGGTCGACATCAACACCGTGGTCGTACGGCCGATCGGCCAGCCGGTCTGA
- a CDS encoding class I SAM-dependent methyltransferase, whose translation MGQHHHGQDPHRPGRQCAHGHGHGHEHGPAHHTDLDWAELAEHLVGQAELFAPLNRQAAAWVATRQPEPGLVVDVGSGPGVMSCLLAETFPGARVVALDGSGPLLERARTRARELGLADRFGTLEAQLPDGVGDLDYPADLMWASRSLHHLGDQRAALAAFAERLAPGGTLALVEGGLPSRFLPRDIGIGRPGLQSRIDAAEDRWFTEMRASVPGSVPETEDWPGLLTAVGLRDATSRTFLLDLPAPVDEAARAYAVGQFQRARGMLADFLDADDLSTVDRLLDPDDKAGVHHRTDLFVLAAHTVHVARR comes from the coding sequence ATGGGACAGCACCACCACGGCCAGGATCCGCACCGGCCCGGACGCCAGTGCGCGCACGGCCACGGCCACGGCCACGAGCACGGCCCTGCCCACCACACCGACCTCGACTGGGCCGAGCTGGCCGAGCATCTGGTGGGGCAGGCGGAACTGTTCGCGCCACTGAACCGGCAGGCCGCCGCGTGGGTCGCCACGCGGCAGCCCGAGCCGGGGCTGGTCGTCGACGTCGGCAGCGGCCCGGGGGTCATGAGCTGTCTGCTGGCCGAGACGTTCCCCGGTGCCCGGGTCGTCGCGCTGGACGGCTCCGGACCCCTGCTGGAACGGGCGCGGACGCGTGCGCGGGAGCTGGGCCTCGCCGACCGGTTCGGCACCCTTGAGGCGCAACTCCCGGACGGTGTCGGGGACTTGGACTACCCGGCCGACCTGATGTGGGCCAGCCGCAGCCTGCACCACCTCGGCGATCAGCGCGCCGCGCTCGCCGCCTTCGCCGAACGCCTCGCGCCCGGCGGCACATTGGCCCTCGTCGAGGGTGGGCTGCCCAGCCGGTTCCTGCCGCGTGACATCGGCATCGGCCGTCCCGGACTGCAGTCCCGGATCGACGCGGCGGAGGACCGGTGGTTCACCGAGATGCGCGCCTCGGTGCCCGGCAGCGTCCCGGAGACCGAGGACTGGCCGGGGCTGCTCACCGCCGTGGGTCTGCGCGACGCCACGTCCCGCACCTTCCTGCTGGACCTTCCGGCCCCGGTCGACGAGGCCGCCCGCGCGTACGCCGTGGGCCAGTTCCAGCGCGCCCGTGGAATGCTGGCGGACTTCCTCGACGCCGACGACCTGTCGACGGTCGACCGCCTCCTCGACCCCGACGACAAGGCGGGCGTGCACCACCGCACGGACCTCTTCGTCCTCGCGGCCCACACGGTCCATGTCGCTCGGCGGTGA